The Calditrichota bacterium genome segment GCCGGATCACCGGTGTCGATGCAGGGAGATTTTGTCCCGTCCGGGGTAGGAAAATTTTGCCATGTCAGATGAAAATCACCATTTGCCGCGTCTGAAAATTTCGGGTCTGAATCCAGACAGCCTGCACCGAACCATGATGCTCCTGTTCCGCCGTCAATATCCGAATATTTTGCCACAACTGTTTGTGCTCCGGAAAATGACAGCGCGGGCGATGTGCTTTGGTACAAAATATTATTGTAGAAATTAACATTTGCTGATGGATTGTCGAAATAAAAATAGGTATCGCCGCCGTCGGCCGCAGCGTTTGAAAAAAATGTATTGTTGAAGATATTCAATTCCCCGCTTGTCGTTGAGAAACACAACCCGCCGCCTGATTCAGATGCCTGATTGTTGTAGAAAATGTTGCGGCTGATGCTGACGTTACCGTTTTCAATAAAAACATTCGCGCCACCGCCATTCTGAACCGCATGGTTTTCAGAAAATTGATTGTTTTGCATTATCAATGTCCCGCCGCCATGCTCAATCCACAAACCTCCGCCTTGCCAAACAGCGCTATTGCCCACGTGGACATTGTCGGTAAAATTGATGCGCCCTGATGTGATTTGAATATATGTGCCGCCGCCGCTGCCAGCTTCTGCCGCTGAATTTTCTGTGACGATGTTTCCGAAATATTCCACGTCAGCGCTGTCATTGGGGCATCTGATCCAACAGCCGCCGCCGAATTCATTCGCTGTGTTGGATGAAAATCGATTGTTTCTTACAATGACTGTTGATTTGTATCCCATCGGGTAGAGCATGGCGCCGGCAGCGTCCCGCTGTGCTGTATTTTCCTCAAAAATGCAATCAGTCACACTTATCGTGGGCCCCTCGCCTTCTGTTTGCACAAATAGCGCGCCTGCGGTTCCATAGGGATAGCCGGATGTGTTTGGCGATGTATTTTTTCTGAAAATGCAATTTGAGACCCGGATATTTCCGGCGATTGAATAGAGATTTGCTCCGCCGCAGACGTAATTAGCCGCATTGTCTGTCAACGTGCAATTGGTGATGCTGATGTCCCCATTTTCGGTCTCGGCATATACCGCACCGCCGTAATCAGCGTGTCCGTTTTGAAAAATTAATCCGTCGAGCGCGATGTGACCGGCAGCGGAAACAGTGATCAGTTCCATAATCTGTGTCGAATTGCCGCCGTCCAAAATCGGTGAACTTTCACCTGTGATCAAAATTGAAAATTCTTCCTCTGACCAAAATCTGATTGTGGAGCTCACGCTATAGGTTCCTGATGACAAATTGATCGTATCATTTTCACTGTTTACAGCCGCAGTATTCAGTGCCGCTTGCAATTCAGAAATGCTTCCTGCTGAGAATGTTGCTGCTGAAATATCTGAACTAAAAATGACGATAGAAAACAGGCAAGTTGCCCAAAGAAATCGAATCTGTTGAAATATTTGGAAAGAATTTTCACTTGCGTTCATTGCAAATCCTTTCTTTATATTGTTTTACATTTTTTACAATATAAAATTTTCCTTGCAGCAAGTCAAGGGAAAAATCGCTTTCCCGTTTTCTGGAAATATTGTCGATTCCGGCAGTAGCAATTTGATTATTTCACAAAATATTTTTCAATTATCTCTTTTAACGTGTGTTCTTCTATCGGCTTGGAAATGAAATCGTCGCAGCCGGCTAAAAGTGCCTGTTCTCTCTTCTCTTCTGTCGAGTAGGCTGTCTGCGCAACGATGGGTAATTCGGGTCGAAATTCTTTGATAAGTTTTGTTGCTTCAAAGCCAGACATTCTCGGCATTTTTAAATCCATAAATACGAAATCAATTTTAGGATTTTTTTTGCACATTTCAACGGCTTCCTTACCGTTCCTTGCGTGCAAAGTTACTAAATTAGGTCCATGTTCTTTGAGGAAAATTGCAAGAAATAAATAATTTATTGCTTCGTCTTCCGCGATCAGAACCGTGTATTTTTCTTTTTTTATATCTTTTTTATGTTTGTTATCTTTTGAATCTCTTTTTTTTGCCTTTAAATATACAGGTTCATAAGGAATTGTGACAAAAAAGGTAGAGCCTTTTCCCTTTTGCGACTCAACGGTAATGTTGCCGCCAAGTAATTTTACATTTTCTTTTGCAATTGATAAGCCTAAACCAAGTCCGCCTACCTTTTTTGACAGTTCCTTTTCTTCCTGAGAAAAGCGAACGAAAATAGTGTTTTGACTTTCAGGTTTTATCCCTATCCCGGTGTCTTTTACATAAATTTCCAGTTCGGCAGGCTCATTGTCCGTTTTTAGCAGATAGCCAAATTCAATAAATCCTTCACTTGTAAATTTAAAACTATTTTCGAGTAAACTGTTTAAAATTCTCACTAATTTTGTTTTATCTGTTAATATTGTACTCTCCTTATCTGGAAGTCCTTTTTTCAAATACAGTGGGATTTTATTCGTTTTTGCTTCTATGTCAAAAATTGAGTATAGTTCTGATAGCAACTTGTTCAGACAAATTTGTTTCTTTGTTACTTTTACTTGTTTTGTTCCAAGCTGAGATATTTCCATAATGTCGTCAATTATTCGTAACAGTTGATTGCCGCTGTTTCGAATTATATTTAGGTACTCGGTTCGTTCTTTGTGCGTCAAGTCCGGCTCTATTAAGAAATTTGAAAAACCTAAAATGCCGTTCAACGGTGTTCGCACTTCATGCGAAATATTTTGTAAGAATTCGGTTTTTAATTTTTCGCTTTCTTCGGCTTTTTCTTTGGCATTTTGCAATTCCTCAATAAGCGTGACTCTCTCGGATATTTTCCACGCATTGTCCATTAGCAAAGTCAATTGGCGAATATCCGAATCGTCATAATCTGTGGGCTTATTGGCAACAGCTACGATGGCAACAATATTGTTCTCTGAAAATACGGGAGCAGCAAGATATTTAGTAATTTCAACGTGTCCTTCCGGGGTCCCGTGTTTCATGGGGTTGTCGGCCTGATAGTCATTTATAAGTATTGGCTTTCGTTGTCTTATCGGTTCAGCCCATAAGCCTGTATCAGCCAGGTCGAAAATATTATTAGACCCTTCAATTTTGCATTCTTTCATGACATCTTTCGACCATGAATTAAGAATGAGCTGCTGTGTAGCGTTGTCGTAGTAGAAAATAAATCCTATTTTGGAGTTTGTCAGACGAATCGCCTCATGCAGAGCAAAATCCAATAGTTCTTTAACTGATTTTGTCTGGAAACGTGAAATTTCAAGCAAGCTTTCTAATCGTTCATTGTTCAGCTTTATTTCTTTCGTTTGATTTTTAAGCTGCTTTTCTATTTTTTTCCTATCGGTAATATCGATTGACCTACCCTGAAAACCAATAAATTCACCCTTGTCATTTAATAGTAATTGCCCGGTAATCTCAACATCGATAACTGTTCCGTCTTTTTTTGTTTGTTGTACTTCAAATTTAACCTGCCGTATTTTGCCTTTTTGATATTCTGCAATTAATTTTTCGGCATTTTCCCGTAATAATTTCATTCCCTCGGGTGCTGTATAATCAGCAGGATTCATACCCATAAATTCCTCGAGAGTATATCCCATAAAATTATAAGCAGCTTCATTAACATATATAAGATTAAATTGCTTGTCGGTTGCCCATATTGTTTCAAGTGAGTTGTTAAACAGATAGCTGTATTTTATTTCTTTCTCTCGCAACTCCTCTTCTATTTTTTTACGTTTGGTAATGTCCCTGACAGCAGTAACTCTTAATGTTTTATTATCTTCGGTTTTGTAATTTCTGGCTTCGACTTCAACAGGGAACGTGGAACCGTCTTTCCTGACCGCGATAAATTCGTATGGCTCTGCATAATCTTTACTAATATTTTCATTGACAAGTGCATGATATTTTTCGTGAACTAATTTCATTACATTTATTCCAATTAATTCCTCGCGAGTATAGCCACTCATCTTTGCCAATGAAAGATTAACATCAATAACAATACCTTTATCGTGTATAACAATACCTTCAAATGTAACATCGGCAAGCTGTTTGTATTTGGCTTCGCTTTCTTCAGCCTTTCTTTCCGCAAGAAGAAAATTTTCCATTGATTTTACGAAAAAATCACGGTATCTGCCTATCGCATAAATAATAATAAGAGAATTGACAATTATTAAGGACCACCGAAAAAGCAAGTCATAAAGCACACTCGATTTCAGAATGAGAGAAAAACTTGGAATTGCCGGTTTAATGATGAATAAGTAACCAAAAACAATTATGTATAATGCTACGTATGATAAAAAGAGAAAACCTGCCCTTCTTCCCAAAAACATGGCTGTAATAAATACAATTACCATCACCGTCGCTTCCCAATATGCCTGCGCTCCAAATGAAGGAATGGAAGGAATTAATAATGTTGATAGAATAATTATGAACGCTATTACCCGAGATGTGAATTTGGTTTTTTTTCTTAACAGAAATAGCAGCCAAATTATTGCCACAATGAATATGTGAAATATATACACCCATTTAAAACCCGTGTAATTAATTCTCAATAATGAAGTGATTAGCAAAGGTGTAATATAAATTGCTAACACAAGATTAATATAGTTGAATATTCTCTCTTCAATTTTGAGGAGGTCCGCTGTGAAATTTAATTCTTCTTCCATAGCATATTTCCTTTTCGCATAATTTATCGGTAGCATAACAAAAAGCTGACATTTTTGCTTCGACATTTAAAAGGCAAGGGGGCGGATCCCGCTATTCGCAGTCGTCCTGATCTTACACTTCGGATTTTTTTATAAGCCATTTCCTGGCTTCTTCTTTTTTAAAGAAAACGGCGATTTGGGCGCAGCGGTTCAGCGCTACAGTCTCGCCAAATTTGTTGTATATTTCAGGATTTGTTACAATCGCTGTCTTGAATGGGAAAGGTAACACTTTCGCAAAATACTCTCCGGAAAAGAATCGAGTCATTTCAGTGTCAGGTTGCGAAAGTCCGCGCGCGTCGAGAAAAAGTAATGTTAGACCATGCTTGTCCGCCTCATCGCGCATTAATTCAAATAATTTTTTCGCATTCTCTGTTGTCCATTGACCGCTGACTTTCACACTGAGATAATCTGGTTTTTCAAAGTAATGAATTTCGATTTTCATAAATTGTTCTCTTGCGGAATAATTTCGTCATTAGAAAGAAAATTTTATTGTTTAGCGGCTATTCTATCGTTTACCCGTCTTGCGGATTCCATAATTTTCAACTGGAATAATTGTAACTGTGTAAAAAATTCTTGCTTTTTGCTGCCTATTAAACCAGCTTTTTTAATGAAACACCTCTATTTTTAATGCTATAAATGCATATTATCGTTATTTGTCTATAAAACATCATTTGCTTCCGTATGTTACCATAATAAATTTTTTGAGTCAATCTGGATTTGGTAAATATAAAATTTAATTTAATTCTTACAAATGCAATTATTGTTCCATAATTGTCTTCATCATAAAATTGTGAGTTGCCTAGCGGACTTGGTGTGTTTGCAGCTTTGTATGAGGAGGAATTTGAGTTGAAAAATTTAAGGTCGCGAACGGCGAATGCAAAAAATGCTTGATAATGTTTTAAAAAACCTGTCCACTAAAAGCCTGATAATTGAGGAAAGAGACACCGGCAAGATCAAGTTACATTGTTGCATTTAGAATTCGAATTCACCCTATCAATTTTCCTTTACATTTTCCCTGAAAATTTGTATATTATTTCCGCATTCATTTTTCTTGGCCTGTCAAATTTTGCTACTGAATCTCAAACGAGTTTGCCAATGAAAAACATCGACTTCTACTTCTGCAATTTTAGCGAAAATATTATCGAGAAAGTTCTGGCAGACGAACCTGCGGAAAATTCGCTGTTTGTTTTTCCCACGGAGAGCAGCAAGGCGCTTGCCATGCGGCAATTTCAGGGTAAATGGGAATTTACGGAGACGCAGTTTCTGACGATTGAAGAATTGAAAGAGCTGGCGTTTTTGACGGACAAACCGCTGCTCAAAGAGGAAAAACGCACGCTGGCATTTTTTGCCGCGCTTTCGGACGAAGATCGGCAGCATTTTCGCGCGGGAAATTATTTTCAGTCAATCGAGTTGGCGGGACATTTTTTCGAGCTGTGGGAGGAATTTAACGAAGAAATGGTGTCGACGGAGCGACCTCCGGAGAGATTTTCCGATGATGAGAATTTTCTTCTCTGGCAGCGGGAGACTTACCAGCGGCTGCTCAAAATTCGCGAGCAATATCGCCAATCCATCGCGGCGAAAAATTTTTCCGATGTCATTTTCATTTACAATCCGCGCCATTTTTCGCCGTCGGCTTTTGAGGAGTTTCAGCGGATCGTTTTTGTCAATCAGTTTTATTACACAGAACTGGAAAAATTCACGCTGCGAAAATTTGCCGCCGCCGGGAAAGAAGTTCGGCTCTATTACCAGTTGCCCGAAGAAGTCGTGGATAAAAATACGCTTTCGGTGCGCCATTTTGAAATCGATGAAATTGGCTCTGTCCGTACGGAGCAGATTCGTCTCTTTGAAACGCCCAATCATTTTTCCATGCTGCTCAAATTTTTCGAAATTGCCCAAAGCTCCGGCATCAATCATGTTGTGGATGTGGGATTTCATGACAGACCTTACGCTCGTTTTCTTTCCGCAGAAAAATTTCGCCTGTTATCGCAGACTCGCTTCACCGAGACAACGATTTACCGCCTGTTGCAAACGCTCTCGGAAATTGTCAACAGCCTGATTTTTGATGCGGAACGCCAGAATTTTCTTTTGCCGGTTCAGTCGATTCTCACTGCCGCGCTCAATGAGGAAACTTTTCGTTTTGTCATGAATTTTGGCGAGGCTAAATTTTCCCGGGATAAAATTTTAAGTGAAATTTACGATTTGATCAATGATGATTTTCGTCACGTGGATTTTCAGGGAAGATTTTTTCGCGTCAGGGAGAGGAAAAACGCCAGAGATTTCATCGCGCCATTGCTGCGAATTCTGGAACATCTGATCAAAATCAAAAATATCGACGGTTTGGTTCGCTGGATAAATCATCCGCAATACGGCATTGATCCGGAAAAAATGTGTTCCGATTTCGAGCTTCGATACACGGATCTTCGCGAGATATTTTTTCAGACTCTCGGCGATTTTGTTTCCATCGAACAGGTGTTTTTTGATGATGACTGGGCACAATTTTTCGGAGATGCGAATCGCGGAAAGAGCCTTGCTGTTGCGGCCGGGGTGTTGCGTTTGTTTGTTGATTACCTGAAGGCAAAGCGCATTTCTTTCAATCCGCAGGCGGCCGATAGTTTGATTTCGGTTTCCAATCTGGAGGATACGCGAAACATCGGTTATTCGCAAGTCGCAGTGTGGAATGTTTCCGAGGATGTGATTCCGGCGCCGCAAGACGCCGTTTCTGTTCACGGAAAATCAGCGCCGTCGGCTTGGTCTCAAAACCTACGAAGAAATTCGTGAGCGGGAACGCTACTATTTTTTACGGCTCATTTTCAACTCGCAGCGGGTGTATCTTTTTTCTCTGAAAAATATTGATCAGAACGTAGACGTGAGTTCTTTTGCGGAGGAATTGAAAACTCACCGCCCCGATCTGTGCTCGAAAATTGTGGAAATTGAAGATAAATTTTACAGCGACGTTTATCGGCTTCTTTTGCCCCAGGCCAAAGTTGCGGGACCGAAAAATGGTGTGAATAAGTATTTCTTTCGCCTGCCTTTGAAAAAAGAAAAAGATTTTCCCGATGGAATTCTCGAATTGACATACTACGACTTCGCCGAGTTGACGAATAATCTGTTCGTCTTTTTTCTAAAAATCCTCGCCGGAATTGATGAGCCGCCCAGAAAGATTGAGGAAGATTTTTCGGCAAAATTTTTAGGGAATTTTGCCCATGATGCGCTCAATCGTGTGTGGCGAAAAATAATCGATGAGCAAGGAGCCTTAGCTTCGGGATACGATTTTTCTCTGTTGAATCGGGAGAAAGTGGAAAGCGCGATTCGCGAAGTGAGAAATTCGGAAGCCAATTACTACAAATTTCCGCAAAACTATGTCCGCGTTTATTTTGATGAGATTTTGCGTGAAATTTTTGTGCAACAATTTCTTTGGTTTTTTCAGCAAATGGACGCGATGTTCAAAGGAAAAAATATTCAAGTTTTTCCGGAGAAAGATTACAGTACTCCCGAAGAAAGAAAAGCGAAAACACTGATCGGAAACGACGACGGAGAAGTGCGCATCAAAGGTCGGGGAGATTTGCGTGTTGAAGATCAGACTTTGTCACCCGTGCACTTTCACATTTTCGATTACAAAACAGGGAAAAGCAAGAATTTAGCGCAATTGCTTTTTTACGAATTGTTTTATTATCTGCTGGAAGAAAAAGCAGCACCGGAAAATGTGCATTCATATTTTTTTCATGTCATGGAAGGCGAACTCAAGAGTCTGAAAGATTTGCTGGGCAGAAAATCCAAGCAGGAAAGAATTGATGCAATCAAAAATGCTATTATTGAAGCCATTCAAGTAATTCAGACTGAAGGATTTTCTTTGCCGCAGCAAAAAACGAGATTGGGCGAGATGGAGTCGATTACGCGAGGGGATTTGTTTTTGAAAGAAAAAGCGAAAGCAAAGAATAGCACGCGGATTCACGCGAATTAGGCGGATCACGCCAGAGGCGGATGCGGCTTCGGCGCATTTACACGGATTAAAAAATACTTTGATTAATACTGCTTAGTCAGGTTGCTTTTTTACATCCCCCCTGGCCCCCTTCAAAGGGGGAATCGAGTAAGTCCCCCTTTGAAGACGAAGATGCGCCTCTGGCGCAGGGGATTTAGGGGGATGTTTGAGCGGATGAATACTATAAAAAATTATCAAAAGGGATTTTCATGCAGGGAATCGAGAAAAAAATCATTCGCGCCAGCGCGGGAACCGGCAAAACTTACCGTCTGTCGCTGGAATACATCGGGCTTTTGTTGAAATATCAAAGCGCAGGACTTGATTTCAGCGAAATTTTGGTGATTACTTTCACGAGAAAAGCGACGGCGGAAATTCGTCAGCGTATTTTTGACCATCTGGCAGAGATCGTTTCTGACGCCAATGGCAAGCGGAACGAACTGGAAGAAAATTTGAAAGCAGTGACAGGAATTTCTGTCAGCGATAAGGAGAGAGAAGCCCTGCAGCAAATTTACCGGCGAATGATCGCCAACAAAAATCAGGTGCAGATCAGTACCATTGACTCGTTCACAAATCAGATTTTCAAAACTGTCATCGGTCCCTATCTGGGAATAATGGATTACAACATCGTCTCCCAGAATGACGATGCTGTGCTGGCGGAAATTTATCAAACCATGCTCACGCCGGAAAATTTGGAGTTGTTGGAAAAGTTCTACTTTCGCACCGGAAAGCGTCAAATCAGCAATTTCAAAAATCTTGTCAATTCTCTCATCGACCGACGTTGGATTTTTGATTTGATGGATGAAAGTCAAAAGGAAGAAGAACCGGCATTTTCCGTCGATGATTATTACCGGAAATTTCGCGAAAATTTCGATGAAGTGCTGGACCGATTGCAGGCCTATATCGATTCAGATGAGAAAAAGAGCAGACAGTCGGCAAAAGATTTGCTCAATAAAAGTTTTTACGAGAAATTTTTCCAAGCGGCCGCAGAAGTTTCCGGAACAGAAATCACTGAAAAAATCAAAAGCAAATTAGAAGATAAAAAATTTTTGCTTGAAAATTATTCTGCCATTTTATCCGACCCGCATAAAATTAACTTCTGGAACGGCTCAAGAATTTATCGAAAAAAAGCTGATGCCCCGGAGAAAGAAACCCAATTCTCCCAATTGGGACAAGCCCTGCGTTATTTCGCCGATTGGGTTTTTGCTCAACTGGGTGCACGCGAAGCAAATGAAATCAGGGAGATCGCCCGCAGAATTTTGGCGCGCTACGACGAAATCAAATTCCGTGAAAAGAAATTCACTTACAATGACATTTCCTATTACACTTTCAAATATCTTTACGATCCGTCGCTCTCGCTAATCGAGGATGGCGCTGTTTCTAATCAGTTCTTCGAATATTTGACCGGCAAAATTCGTTTCATTTTGATCGACGAATTTCAGGATACCAGCGTGATTCAGTACAAAATTTTGTATCCCATGATTCGCGAAGTGATTAGCGGCAGCGGCGTCAAAGATTACGGAGGCGTGATCGTTGTCGGCGATGAGAAGCAATCAATTTATGGCTGGCGCGGCGGCGAGAGGGATTTGCTGCTGAATCTCGACAAAGCGCTGCACGGTGCGGAATCGTCGAAGTTGACCAAATCTTATCGCAGCGAGCGCCAAATCATCGCTTTTGTGAACATGCTTTTTGGCGACGAAAATTTGCACGCGCAACTCCGGCGCTTCGGGATTGACTGGCAGTACGAGCAGATATCAGACAACAAAAACGAAACGCGAGGTTTTGTCAGCGCGCGATTTGCAAATGTGTCACGCAGCGATAATGGCAGCGATGCAACAACGCTGAAGATGCAGGCGCAACGAAAATTTTTATTAGAAACGATTTACCCGCTGATCGAAGCGGGAGATTTGTCATTATCCGGCACTGCGATATTGGCGAGAAAGAATCAGGACCTAATTTTTGCCGCTGCTGTGCTCAATGAATTGGGCGTGCCGTACATGTCTGAAAGTTCGCTTTCTGTGGTGCGCCATTCTGCAATCAAACCGCTGTTTTATTTTTATCGCTTTTGTGTTTTTCGCGATTTTTATGATTTGCTCTCTTTTTTGCGCTCCGATTACGCGCTCATGCCGGCGGGTGAGTTGAGAGAATTCATCGATATTTTTCGCAGCATGGCGAAGCTGAATTTAGCGCGCTGTTTGGAATTAGCGAAACATCTTCCCACGATTGGTTTTTTTCAGAAATTGTTGACCGACATCGGCTATCTGAAAGAGGGCAAATTCATAAATTCCGGCGACGCGGGAAATGGGATACTCGCGCTCACAAAAAAATTGCTCGAACATTACAGCGTCATTCGAATTTTCAGTCAGGAAAATGATTTGAAAAACATTCATTTATTTTTGGAAATTATCGCCCTGTTTGAAAATGACCGCCAGAGCTACACTCAGGATTTGCGCGGCTTTTTGCAATTCTGCGAAGACCTGGAAAGCGATGATTCCTTCAAGCAGGCAGGGTTAGAAACGGTCGATGCCATCCGCCTGTTGACCATTCACAAAGCCAAGGGGCTGGAATTTGACAATGTGATTTTGCTCTGGAATTTGAGCGGCAGGGGCAGCAATACTCACGGCACGATTCAATTTTACCCGCAATACAATTCGGGTTACAAAAGTCTGGAAAAATTTTCCCTGACTTATAATTTTGACAAAGTGCTGCCATTTTCGAGTCAGAAAGAGCTGTTCGAAGCGGCGCAAATTCGCCAAGCGATCGAGGTGATGAATTTATTTTACGTCGCCATGACGCGCGCTAAAGCGAATTTGTTTTTGTTCTTTACTTTTCAAAATAAAGATGGGTTGGAAAAATTCTTCGACAAACTTGATTCTACTGAAAATCCGCGCATCGATGGTTTGCTGGCGAAATATTTGCATGAAATTTTACCTGAAAAAAGCGCTGGCAGAGAAAATGAGTCCACAGACTGCAGCGGCGAAATTGGTGAATTGTACGACGAAAAAAAATCAGCCGAGCGGAAAACAACGCCCGAAAAAGATTTTTCTTGGGTGACGAAGTATTTGACATTCGAGCAATTTGCGAATCTCGTTCCCGTCACCGACGAAACGACTCGCATGTCCAGAGCTGATTTGATTCGCAGATTTGTGCACGATCGGTCCGCGGTAAAGGGCGACGTGGCGCATTATTATTTGTCATTCATTAAATTTGATTCGCCAGAGGCGCGTAGTTTTGCGCGCAAGCGCGCCTTGATGAAATACGGGAGTTTATTGCCAGCGCGGGAAATTGAGCATATTTTGCAGCGAACGAATGAATTTATTGACAAAAACAAATTTTATTTTTCCCGGGAAAATTGGGATCTCGTGTTCACCGAATGGACAATTTCCCCCCCCACAGAAGGTCAGCTTCGCCTCGACCGCATGATGGTCAATCAAGTGAAAAAACAGATGATGATTCTGGATTACAAAACCGGCGAAGTTTGGCACGAAGAGCAGATCGAAGTTTACAAGAAAGCGGTGGAAGAATTACCCGCGGTGAAAAATCAGGGCTATCGCGTGGAGACGAAATACGTCAAAATCGATTTGGCGTGATTCCTTTTGCCTCGAAGACTCAAAGGCTCGAAGCCCCGCACCGCCCATTTTTTCAGGTGTTTTGATTTGGGGGCATTATAATAACTTGGTGCCCTTATGC includes the following:
- a CDS encoding T9SS type A sorting domain-containing protein, producing the protein MNASENSFQIFQQIRFLWATCLFSIVIFSSDISAATFSAGSISELQAALNTAAVNSENDTINLSSGTYSVSSTIRFWSEEEFSILITGESSPILDGGNSTQIMELITVSAAGHIALDGLIFQNGHADYGGAVYAETENGDISITNCTLTDNAANYVCGGANLYSIAGNIRVSNCIFRKNTSPNTSGYPYGTAGALFVQTEGEGPTISVTDCIFEENTAQRDAAGAMLYPMGYKSTVIVRNNRFSSNTANEFGGGCWIRCPNDSADVEYFGNIVTENSAAEAGSGGGTYIQITSGRINFTDNVHVGNSAVWQGGGLWIEHGGGTLIMQNNQFSENHAVQNGGGANVFIENGNVSISRNIFYNNQASESGGGLCFSTTSGELNIFNNTFFSNAAADGGDTYFYFDNPSANVNFYNNILYQSTSPALSFSGAQTVVAKYSDIDGGTGASWFGAGCLDSDPKFSDAANGDFHLTWQNFPTPDGTKSPCIDTGDPASAHDPDGSVADMGALYFDQTTGIMEKISDIKVNRFQLLPNYPNPFNSSTAIKFSISKPEHITLSVYNVSGQLIAILVDEFKTSGSYSVVWNAGLVNSGIYFCKLEAGQFKATRKLFLIK
- a CDS encoding PAS domain S-box protein, producing MEEELNFTADLLKIEERIFNYINLVLAIYITPLLITSLLRINYTGFKWVYIFHIFIVAIIWLLFLLRKKTKFTSRVIAFIIILSTLLIPSIPSFGAQAYWEATVMVIVFITAMFLGRRAGFLFLSYVALYIIVFGYLFIIKPAIPSFSLILKSSVLYDLLFRWSLIIVNSLIIIYAIGRYRDFFVKSMENFLLAERKAEESEAKYKQLADVTFEGIVIHDKGIVIDVNLSLAKMSGYTREELIGINVMKLVHEKYHALVNENISKDYAEPYEFIAVRKDGSTFPVEVEARNYKTEDNKTLRVTAVRDITKRKKIEEELREKEIKYSYLFNNSLETIWATDKQFNLIYVNEAAYNFMGYTLEEFMGMNPADYTAPEGMKLLRENAEKLIAEYQKGKIRQVKFEVQQTKKDGTVIDVEITGQLLLNDKGEFIGFQGRSIDITDRKKIEKQLKNQTKEIKLNNERLESLLEISRFQTKSVKELLDFALHEAIRLTNSKIGFIFYYDNATQQLILNSWSKDVMKECKIEGSNNIFDLADTGLWAEPIRQRKPILINDYQADNPMKHGTPEGHVEITKYLAAPVFSENNIVAIVAVANKPTDYDDSDIRQLTLLMDNAWKISERVTLIEELQNAKEKAEESEKLKTEFLQNISHEVRTPLNGILGFSNFLIEPDLTHKERTEYLNIIRNSGNQLLRIIDDIMEISQLGTKQVKVTKKQICLNKLLSELYSIFDIEAKTNKIPLYLKKGLPDKESTILTDKTKLVRILNSLLENSFKFTSEGFIEFGYLLKTDNEPAELEIYVKDTGIGIKPESQNTIFVRFSQEEKELSKKVGGLGLGLSIAKENVKLLGGNITVESQKGKGSTFFVTIPYEPVYLKAKKRDSKDNKHKKDIKKEKYTVLIAEDEAINYLFLAIFLKEHGPNLVTLHARNGKEAVEMCKKNPKIDFVFMDLKMPRMSGFEATKLIKEFRPELPIVAQTAYSTEEKREQALLAGCDDFISKPIEEHTLKEIIEKYFVK
- a CDS encoding STAS/SEC14 domain-containing protein, yielding MKIEIHYFEKPDYLSVKVSGQWTTENAKKLFELMRDEADKHGLTLLFLDARGLSQPDTEMTRFFSGEYFAKVLPFPFKTAIVTNPEIYNKFGETVALNRCAQIAVFFKKEEARKWLIKKSEV
- a CDS encoding PD-(D/E)XK nuclease family protein, coding for MKTHRPDLCSKIVEIEDKFYSDVYRLLLPQAKVAGPKNGVNKYFFRLPLKKEKDFPDGILELTYYDFAELTNNLFVFFLKILAGIDEPPRKIEEDFSAKFLGNFAHDALNRVWRKIIDEQGALASGYDFSLLNREKVESAIREVRNSEANYYKFPQNYVRVYFDEILREIFVQQFLWFFQQMDAMFKGKNIQVFPEKDYSTPEERKAKTLIGNDDGEVRIKGRGDLRVEDQTLSPVHFHIFDYKTGKSKNLAQLLFYELFYYLLEEKAAPENVHSYFFHVMEGELKSLKDLLGRKSKQERIDAIKNAIIEAIQVIQTEGFSLPQQKTRLGEMESITRGDLFLKEKAKAKNSTRIHAN
- a CDS encoding UvrD-helicase domain-containing protein, giving the protein MQGIEKKIIRASAGTGKTYRLSLEYIGLLLKYQSAGLDFSEILVITFTRKATAEIRQRIFDHLAEIVSDANGKRNELEENLKAVTGISVSDKEREALQQIYRRMIANKNQVQISTIDSFTNQIFKTVIGPYLGIMDYNIVSQNDDAVLAEIYQTMLTPENLELLEKFYFRTGKRQISNFKNLVNSLIDRRWIFDLMDESQKEEEPAFSVDDYYRKFRENFDEVLDRLQAYIDSDEKKSRQSAKDLLNKSFYEKFFQAAAEVSGTEITEKIKSKLEDKKFLLENYSAILSDPHKINFWNGSRIYRKKADAPEKETQFSQLGQALRYFADWVFAQLGAREANEIREIARRILARYDEIKFREKKFTYNDISYYTFKYLYDPSLSLIEDGAVSNQFFEYLTGKIRFILIDEFQDTSVIQYKILYPMIREVISGSGVKDYGGVIVVGDEKQSIYGWRGGERDLLLNLDKALHGAESSKLTKSYRSERQIIAFVNMLFGDENLHAQLRRFGIDWQYEQISDNKNETRGFVSARFANVSRSDNGSDATTLKMQAQRKFLLETIYPLIEAGDLSLSGTAILARKNQDLIFAAAVLNELGVPYMSESSLSVVRHSAIKPLFYFYRFCVFRDFYDLLSFLRSDYALMPAGELREFIDIFRSMAKLNLARCLELAKHLPTIGFFQKLLTDIGYLKEGKFINSGDAGNGILALTKKLLEHYSVIRIFSQENDLKNIHLFLEIIALFENDRQSYTQDLRGFLQFCEDLESDDSFKQAGLETVDAIRLLTIHKAKGLEFDNVILLWNLSGRGSNTHGTIQFYPQYNSGYKSLEKFSLTYNFDKVLPFSSQKELFEAAQIRQAIEVMNLFYVAMTRAKANLFLFFTFQNKDGLEKFFDKLDSTENPRIDGLLAKYLHEILPEKSAGRENESTDCSGEIGELYDEKKSAERKTTPEKDFSWVTKYLTFEQFANLVPVTDETTRMSRADLIRRFVHDRSAVKGDVAHYYLSFIKFDSPEARSFARKRALMKYGSLLPAREIEHILQRTNEFIDKNKFYFSRENWDLVFTEWTISPPTEGQLRLDRMMVNQVKKQMMILDYKTGEVWHEEQIEVYKKAVEELPAVKNQGYRVETKYVKIDLA